GGCCAAGTCTGGGATGGATCTACCTCCCCCTAAAGTACAAGCCTGGTGGCGGCGGGCAGAGGCATTCGAGAAGCCGTTTTTAGAGTGTGATACTGTTGAGTGAGCTATTTGATATAAGGGATGGTGATAGGGACGCATGTTTATGACTACTCTGACAGGCTCGTGAATTCATATTaatggaagatgaagagtgCCGAAACAGCTCCATTTTATTAGCAAGTAGTGATCCACCGTATGCCGTTTTCGACACTGTTCGGAGGTGAAGACGAGCTCACCTAACCGGAGCTCCGACAATCCATCTCCACGAATTTATTATATCCTCCACCCATAAACCATTGTGCTAGCTAGTTTTTGTCTTTTTACTTAACCTCTCAGTTTTGCTTACGATCGCCACGTCAGCCGCCGCCAGCTTACCAGCTTATCTTCGTTTGAACTTGGACAATGCCATCCAAAACGCAACAGTTCACATTACCCAAGAGCACACCATGCTCCAGCAAAATGGCCATCAACATTGCCGGGGTGCTAATCTACCTCTACGGAGTCGACGAACTACACCCAAAGAAAGCGCAAGACACGACGGTCCTTTTTCATGTCCATGGCCGCACAAGGGATTACCACGACGGAGAAGACATCGCGCACCAGGTTCTGTTCGAAAATAGAAGGCTCAGCCCTCTCTCGAAAGGCCTGGTGATTGCAACAATGGACAATCGCAATCATGGGGCAAGAGCTGTATGATCCCTGTATTAAGGCCGGCGGCAACGCCTGAGATCAGTATCAGGGACATCACTGACCTTATATGCAGATTGATACAGTTGCTGCGTAAGAGAATGACGCTGGGGTCAAACACACCAGACTGACGGAATGTAGCCAAGACTGGAGGAGTGGAAACCCGAAGCACGCGTATGGTCCTGATCTTCCTTAGCTAGCTTTAGCTAACGGAAGTAGACAAGACATGCTTTCTACGATGGGTAAGACACCCTGACAATTTCGACCCGCATGTATCTTACCCAGGTAGACGGCATCGTTGCAGACATCAAAATTGCCATCCGATTCCTGCAGAGTTATGTCGAGGACCGCTTTAACCCGACTCAGTTCATTATCTCCGGCATGTCGCTGGGGGGCCATGTAGCGTGGAACATGCTAGCTGAAGAACCGCGCTTGACGGCTGCTGTTGTCATTGTCGGGTGTCCAAATCTCGCCGACATGATGGCTGAACGGTTCCATGCAGCCGAATCCGATGGCTCCATTGATGCAAGCAAGTGGCCCCTGTCCATCCAAAAGCTGTATCAAGAGCGCGATAAAAATGTAGCAGCAATTAAAGGGAAGGAGATACTAATCATGAACGGTGCGCTGGATAAAGTGGTCCCCAGCAAGTATTCAGATTACTGGGTGGAGATGTACGGTGATCAGAACGACGTCGCGTTTCATGTCTATGAGGATACGGGGCACTGTGTGTCATTTCAGATGATGGATAGGATAATACATTGGGTTTATGGCCAATTGAATTAGGTACAGCCAGTCGCCACTAAAACAGAGGTTGAATGATTGCATGCTATGAGGGAACCACCAACGCCTGCTTTTCAAAGATCGAAAGTTGCCAAAGCTTTCTTCACGCCCCATCGAGCTTCAAAGGATCGGAATGTTTTAGTCTACCAATAGAACTGCTGGCAGTTAGAAGTATATTAGAGAGTTTGAGGGGCTGCTTTTTTCAACATCTATTATCGAGCCATGTAGACACGATAGACTCTTAACCCAATATATCCTTACCATTTGGATGGTGACTCTTCTATATATTAGATCCATGAACGGCAGCACTGTTAGTCCCGGAAGATTTAGTCTGCAGTAGGTGTACATCAAGATTCGAGGATTTGTTCGGCTATCAGAGCACGGCATGCACAATTTTCAATCTTTAACAAATTTAAAACAGGCACCATCACAGTTGTCATTCAGGATCACAATGTCCTGAGCTGGAATAGTCCTTGTGTCCTTACGTGTAATCTCGACCTTGAGCCTTCGCGAGTACTTCGTCCCAAAATCCTCTACTGCTATTGCATTAAAGGAAACCTAACCCTTTCCCAGGGCTATGTATAAACTATCAGTTCCTTTGCGCTTTCATGGGCTTTTAATTGATCACACAATATGGTCCTCGCAGACAGGAAGCTTACTGATATATTCGACTCCAACATTTATACAAACTAAACATGGCCTCAGCTTGCACTACGGGTCTGAATCGAATAATACAACAGTATATTGACTACATATGCGAGACTTTACTTTCAGTATCGAACGCAAGCCGGCATCACTTGTGCAGTTGTTTCCATCACGTTTTCGACTCCGCCTACACCAAATTCATGAATGACATTGCTTGGGATCACAGTAGGTGAGGACCGCTATCATTAATGTAGACTGGGGAGACACGAACCCTGCCTGTGGCCCACTTTCGGACCTCCCTAATCTGTGCGCACCGGGTTTAACGGGGGTATACTGGTGCTCGTTCGCACATATCCTGAAAGGACCACAATGCGCACATAGAAACACACACGGCTATCACCACCCCAGTGCTCGGAGTCCTGAGTCTGTGCCGAATATCCGTCCTGGCTCCGTCGGACCTTGGACACAGTCGAATTTCTATAGACTTGATGCATGCGCATCAACTATAAATACAAGTCTGCCCTCCAAAAAATTGTCACCCAGAGCACTCAACTTGATCAGAGCATTATTCTCTTCTCTATTGCCCATTCCCCTCAGGCATCATTCCGCACGATGACGGTCGAAGACCTGCCTACGATCGAGCAGCTACCTAAAGCTGAATTTGTCGACTATGCCCGTCCGATGAAAGTGATAGTCATAGGGGCTGGTATATCCGGTATCCTTGCGGCAATTCGATTCCCCCAACGTATTCCAAACTTAGACCTCGTTGTCTACGACAAGAACCCTGAAATCGGAGGGACCTGGTTCGAGAATCGGTACCCCGGCGTTGCATGTGGTAGGAAGCAGCTGTCATAGCACACGTTACCAAAACTAACAATGATAGATGTTCCGGCCCATGTATACCAAGCTTCGTTCGAACTTAATCCCAATTGGTCGCAGTTCTACGCATCCGGACAGGAGATCCTTGAATATTGGAAAGGCATTGTTGCGAAGTACGATGTTCGGAAGTACATGAAGCTAAGCCATAAGGTTGTGGAGGCGAGGTTCAACGAAAAGGAATCAAAGTGGCAGGTCACGGTTGAGAACTGCCAGACGCACGAGGTGCTACACGACACCTGTGACGTCCTTTATGCATGCATCGGTGCTTTGAACGACTGGAAATGGCCTGAAATCCCCGGACTTGCCGATTTCAAGGGCAAGCTACTCCACAGTGCCGTATGGGACAATGACTGGAGCCCTGATAACCTTTCTGTCGCAGTTATTGGGTCTGGGTCTAGCGCAATCCAAATTGTGCCGGCCATCCAGCCGAAAGTGAAACACCTTGATAACTATGTTCGTGGTCAGACATGGATTGCTCCTCCATGGGCTGCGGATGAGGTTCGCAAACATACGTCCAGCGGATCCAACTTCAAATTTACTCCAGCAGAGCTCAAGGAGTTTAACGCAAAGCCTGAAAAGTTACTGGACTACAGAAAAAAGCTCGAATCAGAAGTCCAGTCCATGTCCAAGATCCTTCTGCGCGGTGAACTCGCAGAAAGCACGGCCACTACGTTCACCAACCACATGAAGAGCAAGCTCTCTAACAAGCCCGACATCCTGGACAAGATCCTGCCGTCGTTTGCACCCGGCTGCAGGCGCATCACGCCAGGGGCTGGATATCTTGAGGCCCTGTCTGAAGAGAACGTCTCATTCGTGTCTGATCCAATCTCCAGAATCACGGGGGAAGGGATCGTCACCGCGGACGGGACACACCGCAAGGTCGACGCCATTGTCTGCGCAACCGGCTTCGATACATCCTTCTCGCAACGATTCCCGATCTACGGGCGTGGAGGCCATGAGCTCGGGGCGAGATGGCAAGATTATCCTGATACCTACCTCAGCCTGAGCACACAGGGGGCCCCGAACCTGTTCTTCGCTCATGGTCCCAGCTCTGGTATCGGAGTTGGGTCGCTGGTCATCATCCTGGAGCGGACATGCGATTATGTTTGTAAGATGATTTCTAAAATGCAGACGGATCGGATTGCGACGGTCGAGCCAACACCGCGTTCCTGCAATGCTTTCCGAGAGTATTGTGAGAGATACTTTAGGAACACGGTGTTCTCGCTGCCGTGCCGGTCGTGGTACAAACGGGGAACTGAGGACGGACCGGTCACTGCTCTTTGGCCTGGTTCATCGCTGCATTTCCTCAATGTGTTGGAGAAGCCACGGTTTGAAGATTATCAGTATACGTACCGGAGTGGGAGTGATATGGCGTGGATTGGGAACGGGTTTACCCTGTGCGAGGTGGACGCGACACTCGATAAGACGGGATATCTTGACCCTGAGCATATTGATTACCCCGCTGTCTAGAGAGCTATTGAGGCTTGCGCTTGCCGAAAGCACATGCGCGCAACCCTCAGACGCTTCATTCATTAGAATTATTTCCATAGATCAAAAATTATCGATTGTAAGTGACATTTCCGATCTTGAGAGACCAGCTGCAGGCTCCTCAACCGTAATTTAAGTGCGCTATCTGTTTGAACGAATGGTACGGCTTCTCAGACAATTACTTATGCCCGATTGTTCAGGTTGGCGGTATGGCCTCAAGAATACCAGGAATACAGAAGACGACATACACAGATTGCACCGATCGGGTGACGGTGCCCCCCAGCAAATACCAATCGGGCCGAGCGTCCTGGCAGATCGACAGATTCTGCTGCTGATCAGCAATCCGTGGCCTTCCACCTCCGAAGGAAACGGGACCCCGTAGATCAACTCCGACGGACTTGGCGGAAGCTCCTCCGTACCAAGGACTCAAATTAGCTGCCTGACGTCACCACGGTAGCAGGTAGGGTGCAGGCGCTTGAACACCAGGCATAAATAGCTACCCTGCCGCTTCCTCAAAGCCCAAGTAGGACCTAGTAACATTGAAGTCACTCAGACGAAGAGTATAATTGCAGTTTAGTTCCAAATCTCTCAATTTACAATGGCACCAGTTTCTCGCGcactcatcgccatcacctccGCTCACGCTCCTCTATATCCAGGGGGCAAAGAGACCGGTAGGTCCTGTGCCTTTTCGTATATTAGCAAAGGCCAACCCGAGCTCAAATACTGATCAAGATAACaggcctcttcatcaccgaagctctccatccattccagGTGTTTCGTCAGGCCGGCTTCGAGGTCGACCTGGTTTCTGAAACGGGAACCTACCAGCCTGACTGGCTCTCGCAGCAGAAGGATTGGCTGAATGATAAAGACCGCGCTGAATGGGAGGACCACACCAGCGAGTTCCGCTCCAAGCTTGACAAGCTGCTGAAGCCGAGTGATATCGAACCTGCTAAGGTAACCTACCACTACGCCGACTTTGATGTCCCTTTGCCTAATGCTGGTCGCAGTACGGGCTTTTCTTTGCTTCCGCAGGACACGCGTCTTTGATTGACTATCCGGATGCCAAGGGCCTGCAAGAGATCGCTTCCCATATCTACACTTCAGGCGGTATCATTTCAGCGGTGTAGGTCATATCCTATCGCCGATGACAATGCAGCATGGAACTCACCAATATCTCTTAGCTGTCATGGCGGGGCTATCTTCCCCGGCATCATTGATCCCAGTACCAAGAAACCGATCATTGATTCGCGCAGAGTGACGGGCTTCACCACtcgaggcgaggaagaggagaacgTTCTCGATACCATCAAAAGCTGGAACAGACCGACTATCGAGGCTACTGCAGCTAGCTGTGGGGCCACATGTTAGTTACCATCGTGCCTAGTATGCCCGATAAATACTGATCACTACAGATGTCTCTCCCGCCGGACCATGGGACGCATTCACTATTACGGATGGGCGCATTGTGACAGGCGCCAATCCTGCCAGTGCCCATGTCACTGCCGAGGCCGCTGTGACAGCTTTTGGCAAGCTCTAGACAAGGAGCGCAATCTCGTGACCGACCAGCAGAGTAATAGCAAAGATCGGTCATTCCTAGTGAAGGAGAACAGTTCGATCTCAGCTTCATTGTCCGCAATTTTTAAAAGCAGAATGGATCTCGTACCGCAAcaaatctttttaatttaagCTCAATATACTTTCCCGTTTTCGCCATCCTGCGTCTTCCTTTTTTCTGCCTCGCTCACTCCAGCTGACGGCGTAATCCAGCAATCTCATCCTGCATATTGAGATGTAGACGTTAGTTTAAAGAGCCAGCATGGATCAATGACTGTTGGACACCATGTGTGACAGAACAAAACGGCAGCCACGATGCGGCCTGGGCTGTGACACTTATCTCCCCCCTTTAAAGCTGAAGGTCCTCCGAAGCAAGCTTAAGTACGTAATAAATCGAATGCTTTTGACAATATATTTCAGTCGCCAGTAAGGTAATCAGCGGGCTCGGGGTGTTTCCTATGATATTCTAATACTTTTTCCCGTATATGTGTGAAATCTGTCCATGGCTGCCACGGGGGTTTTGAATTCCAAGTGTCCTATTGGCTGTTGAGTAAAGCCTTATACTGGACTACTTCTCGTATCTTTCGATAATTGACTACCTCCTTTATATCCCATTCCTCGTgggccttctcttcttccatgTCCTGAATCATCACCGGCACTTCCGGGTCTTCGACCTGGCCGGGATATTGTACTCAAAATTAAGCCTGGGCTCGTGCAGGGTGACGTGAGAGGCTTGGAAATACCAGCAGGCCAGAGCCATGCGCGTTCTGGGAAATTGTTGCAGGTGAGCAATCGGAAGACATTATTGGTTAACCTTAAATAGAGGATGTTCAAtgtagatataatataagtgCTGGTAGACATGTTAAAGCGTTTTTCTCTATCTATTAATAGAGAATGCCGCAGCACATCATATCCTAGACGAGACTCCCTCCTCCTGTATCGACTTTTCAGCGTAGGACTAATTACTTGATTCATGATTATCTGCTCCGTGATACCAGTAAATCGTGTAACCCTTGCATTACCAATGGATGGCTAACGTCGGATGACAAGTACAACTGAATTTGTTATAGGACGCTTTCGGGTGGAGCTCCGATACCATAGGCACTATGGCAGACATCATTACTTAATGTGGAATACATGAGCAGACTATTGGCGTCAGAACGGGTCAAACAGTCGTTCGGCAGGGGTTGGCGGTGCATTCTCAAGATACTGCCTTTCATAGCCTCGCCGAGAGTTACTCACtatttaatatctctagCTAGATCGCGTAAGTTATGATTCGCAGTCCGGAGACTATCCCGAACTTCGATATATTGGTAATAGATGGGTATACATTGAACTCTGAAGTGACAGTTAACACTACTAAGGAATTATTAGCTATGTTTTTTATTAGAGGTATCATGACAGTAGGGGATGAGTCGATCCCAGTTTCAGGGGATCCTGTGCCTGGGTCTTACCCGTGCGTGGAGGTCATAACAGGGGCTTGTTTTCCGGAGCCGTTTGGCTGCTGCGTTCGAGTCGAAGATGCTACCATTGAGATAAACAATTAATTGCTAGTTGTCAGACTGATTCAGCCTCCGCCTGTACATTACCCAACTTCGTGTCAAAATCCATGGCTCTGATAAATCCCTGGCTTGCTATCATCTTGCAAATTTTGTAAAATCCATTATCTAGTTCCTGAACTGGAAAATCCTATTTTATACTCTCTTTTACCCAGGAGATATCACCGGGTgctctaataataaaaacaGCAATAGCTAGTCTCTATATAAAactgatttttttttaaatacttttattttctatatCAGCTCATTAGCTAACTAGTAGGTAATACACGAGTGAGAAAAATTTTGTATTAGAAGGTTGCTAGGGtacttactttaatatcttattttgAGGTATTTGTGTCCTGGGTATCATGTCGTGAGTAATTATCGAGATTGAGTATCTGGCTCAAGagtaattagtatattgCTGGTCTAATCAGGATAAATGCCCGCTCTCACTAGGATGCGTAAATCAATACTTTGTTTTATGGTAAATAACTCGAGGAGAAATTGGAGAGTTGTGTATAGTTCACAAGGGTGTCTTGATACTATAGTAAAGAATCGTGACTGGTAGAATAATGTGTTACAGTCTGGATATCCAAGTTTTATCTCTTAAGAAGCAGGTCTCCCATCCCCAAGTGGGGTCGTAACTACGTCTAGTCATGAAAACATACCACCGAAGTGTCCACAGTGCTCATGATTCATTTGCGACCAAGAACTGCGAGAGGTAAAACCCCACTGTCCGGTCAGGAATCAGACCCCGAAGGCCCCGATTAGGATAAGAGGATGAAAATCTACTGGTTCATTAAAGTATGCAGTCGAGATGCATTCCGAAATCACAATTCCATCAACACTAGCCTTGATTGGAGACTTCCCATTGTGGAATAGCGAGACATGTGCTTCTACTCACGTACTCCGTAGAATCGTAGATGCGGTGTTGGCGACGAGTTGTGGAACCTGGATGCATGCTTGGGACTTCCATTGGGGTATCTTATTTATCTGCACAGCCCCCTCCAGATCGTCAAATCCCCGGTTCGCCAATCACTGCACTGACTCGATGGAAGAAACTTGGGAGGAATCGTGGATGCCTGGCCACCCGTGACATGTTCTGCAGTGGGTTTGTTTGGGTTCTGCAGGGTACAGATACCTGGCTGAGTCCCTGGACTGTCCGCCTCGTTAACAAACTCCTATTAGCAATGGCAGTCGGTACAATCTCCCCAGGACACAACAAGAAACCGGAGCAACTCAATGCCCAACAGTCATGGCATGAACGCATTCTCTCTATTCCTCAACGACTATCCAGCATTGCCTCCGCACGCCCAGTCCATACAATAGGCCTCGTTTCCCTTCTCGTTAGCTCTGCATACGTTGCTCTGCTCGAGAACTCCCTCCTCGATGTTTCAAAACAGGGGcatcagctgcaggaaacTCCTCGGCATTTTTATACTGGCCCGGACACCACGTGGCAATGGCACAGCAGGGGCATGGATGTAGTCGCTGGGGGAGCTCTTGACCATCGTGCCCTCGTGAGGCTTGAATTCGGACACCTATCCAATGATATCCCTACCGTCTCCCTGCCTGATCATCTCTCCGTCGACCGGTTACCGTCAAGCCTAGATTCGCCCGCCAGGTCCCTAGCGTTTTCGGTCGCCCAGCGCGATGTATCCGAGTTCCTCGACCTCATACATAAATCCCCGGTTGGAGACCAGAGCGAGGAAGACTTTGAGGGACATAAATGGGTTATAAAGACACAAGATGGAAGCTCTCGACGGGGAATTACACAATTCGCGCGCGACAAATGGACGGAGCTGGTTTATCTGTTCAACCACACCGCTCCTCTTGACATCGCAATCATGGCTGCGGCCTATATCGCAATGCATTTGACCTTCGTGTCGCTCTTCCTCAGCATGTACCGCATGGGCTCTCGCTTCTGGCTCTTCGCCGGTGTCCTTATCTCGTCAACCTTTGCTTTCCTGTTCGCTCTCTTTACCACGACCCGGCTTGGAGTGCGTATCAATCTTGCACTGCTATCCGAAGGACTCCCGTTCCTTGTTGTCGTTATCGGTTTTGAGAATCCTGTTAAGTTTACTCAGGCTGTTTTGAGACATGCTACTACAAGGCAAGGCATAGGCGAGTCCAGCATCATCCAAACCGCCATCGACAAGTCCATCAAAAACGAAGGACCGAAGATTATCAAGCACTACGTTCTTGAAATTGCTGCCTTCCTCGCAGGATCTCTATTAAGCATCGACCCTGCACTCCGCCAGTTCTGCTTCCTTGCAGCCTGGATTCTCTTCTTTGACTGCATCAACCTCTTCTCGTTCTACACTGCCATCCTCTGCACCAAGTTAGAAATCATTCGAATCCAGACCAGCGGCAAAGAGCACCGTCCCCAGGCCCGCAAGGATAGATGCACGACAGTGTTCGGGCAGCAACTATCCCGGACCCATATCAGGAAGTTCAAGCTGGGGATGGTGGCTGCCTTTATCCTGGTTAACGTCCTGAACATGACCATGATCCCGTTTCGCATAACGACCGGTTCCCCAAGTCTGTCTTCTAGGGCTGACTCCAGGCAAACATTCCCTGGTCTTCACACCCATCTCAAGGCGATACTGGACAAAGCCGCTTTCAACGAGCGAGCAACGCTTGTATCTATCCTTCCACCGGTTCGATTTGAATTGGCGTCACCAGAGAATGAGGGGATCCAGACATACGGTGTTGATAGCCTGCTGAAAAGCCTCGAAGATCCTGTTCTAGTCAAGTGCGTTCTTGTCGCACTGGTTATCAGCGTTGCACTGAATGGACGGCTTTTTGCTGCTGCACGATGCGGAGTGAAGGATGAAAATACAAAGAGTGATACCAAGGGGGAATATAATCCTTCGAAGGAGAAAAGTCCTCAGAAACCACTCAGATCCGAGTCCGATGACCAGACCCCCCTGGCGACCAAGTCAGTGCAAGAGCCGACTGTATCAGCAGTTGCCCGCACCGAAGCTGAATGCCAGACGATACTAAAAGGCGAACGCTCTCAAGACCTCACAGACGAAGAAGTTATCAGTCTCTCGCTAGCCGGAAAGCTCCCTCTACACGCTCTCGAAAAGACCCTGAAAGATTTCACCCGCGCCGTCAAAATCCGCCGAAGCGTCGTCTCTCGAACCAAGGCCACAATCGACCTCACCCAATCCCTCGAAGTCTCAGACCTTCCATATGAATCCTACGACTGGTCTCGTGTTTTCGGGGTGTGCTGCGAAAACGTCGTCGGGTACACGCCTGTCCCAGTTGGACTCGCCGGCCCACTCACCATCGACAACAAGGACTATTTCCTTCCCATGGCCACAACCGAAGGAGTCCTCGTCGCAGGAGTCATGCGAGGAAGCAAAGCAATCAACGCCGGAGGCGGCGCCAAGACAGTTCTAACAGCAGACGGAATGACACGCGGTCCCTGCGTTTCCTTCGAGAGTCTAGACCGAGCAGCCGATGCGAAGAAATGGCTCGACTCGATTCCTGGGCAGGATGCCATGAAGGCGGCATTCAATTCAACCACTCGATACGGACGGCTGGAGTCTATGAAAACGGCTATGGCCGGGACAACGCTGTATATCCGCTTCAAGGCCAGCACGGGCGATGCGATGGGGATGAACATGATCTCGAAGGGCGTCGAGCATGCGCTGAATACGATGCGTGGGAAGGGATTCGGGGATATGGATATCGTATCTCTCAGCGCGAATTACTGCAGTGACAAGAAGCCCGCGGCCATTAACTGGATTGACGGTCGTGGGAAGAGCGTTGTCGCCCAGGCGACGATTGCACCGGAGATTGTGAAGAGTGTCCTCAAGACAGACGTTGAGTCTATGGTCGCGCTTAATACAGACAAGAATTTAATCGGATcagccatggctggctcGATTGGAGGGTTTAATGCCCACGCTGCTAACATTGTTGCTGCGATGTACATCGCAACAGGCCAGGATCCGGCGCAGGTGGTCGAAAGTGCAAACAGCATCACCATTATGAAGAAGTAAGCAGACAAGCTCTCTTACCCCAGATTTATTGCTAACAATCGCAGCGTCCGCGGCTCCCTGCAAATATCCGTCTCGATGCCATCCATCGAGGTCGGCACCATAGGCGGCGGGACAACATTAGGGCCTCAACGCGCGATGCTCGACATTCTCGGTGTCCGTGGCGCCAACGCTGACAATCCTGGAGAGAATGCTCGTAGTCTGGCGCGAGTCATCGCTGCAGGAACATTGGCAGCGGAGTTGTCGCTCTGCGctgcgctggctgcagggCATTTAGTGAGGGCGCACATGCAGCATAATCGTGCCAGCCAGTGATCAGGAGATAACAAAAATGGATAATTAATTATTGTGAAGATACCGCGGAAATTATTCGGAAGGAGTCACCAGATACTGAAGTGATGGCACTCAGCCATTTGATAGATCTAGTTTAGACCTGTGATAGAATGAGGTAGTCTAGACTTATAAGAGAATGAGACCAAGGTTAAATGTGGTTATACAGACTTGATTTTCTAGAATCAATGTGACTTGCCCTATTTGGATGAGGCTGCTTTAATAAGGGCGCTTAGAGAGTTGCTTACTAAGTATTTCTTATCACCGGTCAAGGCTTAGTAAGTACTTAGTAAGTGTTCAGGTCCTAGTTACTTAGGATAGGATCAGGAATCAGTCACGTGTATTAGAAGCTACTTATCTAGTTATACTAAGAGTCTACTAGAATGTTGGCCTCAGTCGAGTTTATCTGTCTATCTGTACCCGGCTCCCTTGCCTCCGTTGACCGAAGTTTGTTGAATCGTAATGTCTCGGTCGCGGGTGAGATCTCGGCgcccgaagaagatccgTGGGACCCAAGCACACCTTCTTCCTTAATTTTGTGTtaatgtttttttttttttatcgtCACGACAGCAGAGTGCCTGATTATTACCGAATGCGGACTTCGTTATAGTTtgattaaaaatattaatgATAATCTATGAAATCTTAAGCTTCATTCGATGATTTAAAGCTAGCTTTGTGCCCGTGGAAGGAGTCCGGCCTCGTGTCTAAATCCTCGTGGGTACAAAGTCGGCTTTGGCTTGATGCCTGGACTGCGCCAGAAATCCCATCACCAGTCTCCGCTCCAGTACTGAGCCGCCAGATCCGGTCGACCTCTTGGATATCTTGGGGGAGACGGTCCGCATTGACGTTCATCCCGGCCAATTGCCAAGCGTCGGCTGTTCTGGAGCTCTGTTGTTGGTCGTAT
Above is a window of Aspergillus puulaauensis MK2 DNA, chromosome 2, nearly complete sequence DNA encoding:
- the HMG1_1 gene encoding 3-hydroxy-3-methylglutaryl-coenzyme A (HMG-CoA) reductase isozyme (BUSCO:EOG092608ZS;~COG:I;~EggNog:ENOG410PH8V;~InterPro:IPR023282,IPR002202,IPR023076,IPR023074, IPR025583,IPR000731,IPR009023,IPR004554,IPR009029;~PFAM:PF00368,PF13323,PF12349;~TransMembrane:7 (o217-238i245-265o271-291i336-355o361-382i424-445o519-540i);~go_function: GO:0004420 - hydroxymethylglutaryl-CoA reductase (NADPH) activity [Evidence IEA];~go_function: GO:0005515 - protein binding [Evidence IEA];~go_function: GO:0016616 - oxidoreductase activity, acting on the CH-OH group of donors, NAD or NADP as acceptor [Evidence IEA];~go_process: GO:0008299 - isoprenoid biosynthetic process [Evidence IEA];~go_process: GO:0015936 - coenzyme A metabolic process [Evidence IEA];~go_process: GO:0055114 - oxidation-reduction process [Evidence IEA]) produces the protein MAVGTISPGHNKKPEQLNAQQSWHERILSIPQRLSSIASARPVHTIGLVSLLVSSAYVALLENSLLDVSKQGHQLQETPRHFYTGPDTTWQWHSRGMDVVAGGALDHRALVRLEFGHLSNDIPTVSLPDHLSVDRLPSSLDSPARSLAFSVAQRDVSEFLDLIHKSPVGDQSEEDFEGHKWVIKTQDGSSRRGITQFARDKWTELVYLFNHTAPLDIAIMAAAYIAMHLTFVSLFLSMYRMGSRFWLFAGVLISSTFAFLFALFTTTRLGVRINLALLSEGLPFLVVVIGFENPVKFTQAVLRHATTRQGIGESSIIQTAIDKSIKNEGPKIIKHYVLEIAAFLAGSLLSIDPALRQFCFLAAWILFFDCINLFSFYTAILCTKLEIIRIQTSGKEHRPQARKDRCTTVFGQQLSRTHIRKFKLGMVAAFILVNVLNMTMIPFRITTGSPSLSSRADSRQTFPGLHTHLKAILDKAAFNERATLVSILPPVRFELASPENEGIQTYGVDSLLKSLEDPVLVKCVLVALVISVALNGRLFAAARCGVKDENTKSDTKGEYNPSKEKSPQKPLRSESDDQTPLATKSVQEPTVSAVARTEAECQTILKGERSQDLTDEEVISLSLAGKLPLHALEKTLKDFTRAVKIRRSVVSRTKATIDLTQSLEVSDLPYESYDWSRVFGVCCENVVGYTPVPVGLAGPLTIDNKDYFLPMATTEGVLVAGVMRGSKAINAGGGAKTVLTADGMTRGPCVSFESLDRAADAKKWLDSIPGQDAMKAAFNSTTRYGRLESMKTAMAGTTLYIRFKASTGDAMGMNMISKGVEHALNTMRGKGFGDMDIVSLSANYCSDKKPAAINWIDGRGKSVVAQATIAPEIVKSVLKTDVESMVALNTDKNLIGSAMAGSIGGFNAHAANIVAAMYIATGQDPAQVVESANSITIMKNVRGSLQISVSMPSIEVGTIGGGTTLGPQRAMLDILGVRGANADNPGENARSLARVIAAGTLAAELSLCAALAAGHLVRAHMQHNRASQ